TGGCGTCGAATTTCGGCGCCAGGTCATGGCCTTCCTCGACCTGCTCAACGGTCACGCGGGGGGCAAATTCGGGCTTCTTGGTCATCGGTCTTACTCCATGCGCCGGCGCCCGGTCGGGAGGGCAGCTCTCGGCGCAAATGATTGCGGCCCCGCATATAATATGCAGGGCCGCTTTCGTCATCTCAAAAGGATGGCGGTGTTTTAGTAGCTGCGGTCGCCGCGCACAAGGCGGAAGAAACGCTCTTCCATGCGCGGGTCATCCTTGAACACACCGGTGAACTGGGTGGTGATCGTCGCCACGTCGGGCTTCTTGATGCCGCGGGTGGTCATGCACTGGTGCTTGGCCTCGATCATCACCGCCACGCCGGCCGGCTTCAGGGCCGAGGCAATGGTTTCGGCGATCTGCGCGGTCATGGTTTCCTGCGTCTGCAGGCGCTTGGCGTAGATCTCGATCACGCGGGCGAGCTTCGAGATGCCCACCACCGAGTTGATCGGCATATAGGCGATGTGCGCCTTGCCGAGGATCGGCACCATGTGGTGCTCGCAGTGGCTCTCCAGTGAGATGTCGCGGAGCATGACGATGTCATTGTAGCCCTCGACTTCCTCGAAGGTGCGGCCCAGCACCTGGGCGGGGTCTTCGGTGTAGCCTTCGAAGAATTCCTCATAGGCACGCACCACGCGCGACGGCGTGTCGATCAGGCCCTCGCGGGCGGGGTCGTCACCGGCCCAGGAAATGAGCGTCCGCACGGCGGCTTCAGCTTCCGCGCGGGTGGGGCGCTTGATGTCATCCCCGGTGGTCTCGGTCAGCTCTGCTTTGTCGACCATGGCATCCATTGGTTTCGTCCTTCCTGGCGCACGCGCGGCCCCCCGTCCCGGTCAATATCGAAGGTTTCCGGGCATGAGGCGCAGCGAGGCGCATCACTGGTATGGATCCGGTGCGCGAAGTCCAGTCAGTCCTTACGTCAGCACGCGCGCCGGCGGTTGATATATGGCACGGCCAGGGCCCCGCCACACTGCATAAACTGTGCATCCTTTGTTGCATTTTCTAGAGGTTGTCGCAATTGGTGCACATTGGAATTGCTAAAATTTGGGTGGGCGCCTCCTGTTTTGTTCCAGATACGCAGCAAATACCCGCTTGGATTTTCACAAGATTGGACGCACATAGGCTCAATGAGTGACACGGCCTCCCAGAGTGCTTCCGGCACCGACCTGAACGACGTCTACAACGCCCGCATTCTTGAGCTGGCGGGCAACATCCCGCGCATCGGCAAGCTGGAGGATGCGGCGGCATCGGCCAGTGCCATCTCCAAGATGTGCGGCTCTAAGGTGACGGTGCATCTGAAGATGGCGGATGGCCGCGTCAGCGATTTTGCCCACGAGGTCCATGCCTGCGCCCTGGGCCAGGCCTCCTCCTCGGTCATGGCCCGGCACGTCATCGGGGCCACCCGCGCCGACATCGAGCAGGTGCGTGACCAGATGCGCGCCATGCTGAAGGAAGAGGGCGACCCGCCCACCGGTGACTGGGCCGATCTCGAAGTCCTCCTCCCGGCCCGCGACTTCAAGAACCGCCACCAGTCGATCATGCTCACCTTCGAAGCAACCCTCGACGCCATCAGCCAGATCGAAGCTGCGGCTGACGAGGTCTGAGCGGACCGGGCTTCTATCTCTCTTGACCTTCCCCTTGGGGGAAGGTGCAGGCTCTGCTCATGCGCGCGCTGATGTCATGTCTGCTGAGTCTTCTGCTGGTCGCCATTCCGGCCGCGCCCTTGTGGGCGTCGCCCGAAATG
The sequence above is drawn from the Pyruvatibacter mobilis genome and encodes:
- the folE gene encoding GTP cyclohydrolase I FolE, which gives rise to MDAMVDKAELTETTGDDIKRPTRAEAEAAVRTLISWAGDDPAREGLIDTPSRVVRAYEEFFEGYTEDPAQVLGRTFEEVEGYNDIVMLRDISLESHCEHHMVPILGKAHIAYMPINSVVGISKLARVIEIYAKRLQTQETMTAQIAETIASALKPAGVAVMIEAKHQCMTTRGIKKPDVATITTQFTGVFKDDPRMEERFFRLVRGDRSY
- a CDS encoding iron-sulfur cluster assembly scaffold protein → MSDTASQSASGTDLNDVYNARILELAGNIPRIGKLEDAAASASAISKMCGSKVTVHLKMADGRVSDFAHEVHACALGQASSSVMARHVIGATRADIEQVRDQMRAMLKEEGDPPTGDWADLEVLLPARDFKNRHQSIMLTFEATLDAISQIEAAADEV